In Boudabousia tangfeifanii, the DNA window TTCCGCGACTTCCGGCGCATGGGCAGCCTGTAGTGGCTCCCATTTGAGACCCAGATGAGCTGGAGGTAAAGCAATCTCATCAGGGTACGTTAATCGTTCAGCTAAAGTTGGCATATTCGTATTCTAACAAGGAAATAGGGTTTAGGACTGACGGCCCAGCATTCTAGACGTCAATATCTGCAAGTTCAAGCTGGTTAGCCCCATTGACAATAAATTCCTTACGAGGGGCCACCACTGATCCCATCAATAGTTCGAAGGTATCTTCAGCTTTGGCTAAGGCAGCTTCATCAGCCAAGGTAATGCGCCGCAACATTCTTCCTGCGGGATCCATGGTGGTCTCTGCAAGTTGGTCGGCATCCATTTCACCTAGACCCTTGTATCGTTGAATTGGCTCCTTGTACTTTCGTCCAGACCGAGCCAGTTTCTTCAACAAGGTGTTAAGTTCTTCTTCCGAATAGGTGTAAACGTATTCTTTCTTTTTCCGACCAGTGGCTGAAAGTTCCACGCGGTGTAGTGGAGGTACTGCAGCGTATACGCGGCCAGCTTCTACCAAAGGACGCATGTAACGGAAGAAAAGCGTCAAGAGCAAAGTTCTAATGTGGGCTCCATCCACGTCAGCATCGGTCATTAGAATCACTTTGCCATAACGTGCCGCCTCTAGATTAAAGGTACGTCCAGAACCGGCACCGATGACCTGAATAATTGCAGAACATTCAGCATTTGCCAACATATCGGCAGTCGATGCTTTTTGCACATTCAAAATCTTTCCTCGAATCGGGAAAAGAGCCTGGAATTCACTTGAACGCGCCAGTTTTGCAGTACCCAGCGCCGAGTCACCTTCCACAATGAAAAGTTCTGAATCAGCAACTTCGTTAGTGCGACAATCCGCCAATTTAGCCGGCAAAGAAGATGTTTCGAGGGCGTTTTTCCGCCGCGAAATCTCTTTGTGTAAGCGAGCTGATTGCCGGGCTTTCATTTCACCGACGATCTTTTCCAGCAAGTTTGACGCCTGTTGCTTATCGTCGCGCTTTTTACTGGTTAGTTGTTCTTTTAAGGCATCTGTGATGACTTTATTTACAACTTGACGAACCTGCGGAGTACCGAGAATTTCCTTGGTCTGGCCTTCAAATTGTGGTTCTGGCAAACGCACCGTTACCACGGCAGTAAGACCGGCAAGGATATCGTCCTTTTCAATCCGGCCATCTTTAGCCGTTACTTTCAGCTTTCGAGCGTTTTTATCTACCTGTGCCCGGAGCACCTTTAGTAGTGCTTGTTCGAAACCTTGGATATGAGTGCCGCCCTTTGGGGTGGCGATAATATTTACGAAGGACTGTACTTTCGTGTCATAGCCGATTCCCCAACGCAGGGCGCATTCAACTTCGCAGGTTCTAGTTAGTTCTACCGCTTTTAGATGTCCCCCATCATCAAGTTGCTGAACGGTCTCTTGATATTCACCTTGTCCTTGGAGTCGCCAAGTATCGGTAACTGGGCCATCTTTAGCTAGGAAATCAACGAAATCGACGACTCCGCCTTCATGCAAAAGTTCTTCTTGCAAAGCTGGCTCTTGGCGTTCATCGCGAACGATTAGTTTTAGGCCGGGCACCAGGAAGGACGACTGACGGGCTCTAGCCACCAATGTCTCCCAGTCGAATTCTACGTCCTTGGAGAAGATCTGGTAATCAGCCCAAAATCGCACTCGGGTACCTGTTTTACCCCGTTTAGCTTTGCCTACAACCTTTAGCTCTGAGCTTTCAGTAAAGGGAGTGAATGGCGAATTTGGGGTGCGCCCATTGGCGTCATCAAATACTCCTGGCTCACCGCGGCGGAAAGACATGCCGTAGGTTTTGCCCCCACGATCTACTTCCACATCAAGACGAGCTGAAAGAGCGTTCACTACCGAGGCGCCAACCCCATGTAGACCACCCGAGGACGAATAGGAGCCCCCACCGAATTTACCGCCAGCGTGAAGTTTAGTGAAGACGACTTCGACACCGCTAAGACCAACTGATTTAACGGTATCGATCGGAATACCGCGACCATTATCAGCTACAGAGACCGAATGATCTGGGTGTAAAGTAACAAGTATTTCTGAGCAATGTCCTTCTAAGGCTTCATCGATGGCGTTATCGATGATTTCCCAGACACAGTGCATCAACCCACGATGATCGGTAGAACCGATATACATCCCAGGACGTTTTCGAACTGCTTCTAGACCTTCTAAGACGGAAAGGTGTCTAGCGGTATATTCTTCACTCTTTTGCTGCACGTTACTAGGTTAATGGCTGAAACCAAGTATGCGAAGCTGACTTCCCGACTTCTTTTATTTTTCTATAACCAAGACGCCAAGCTCAGAGCTAAAAAGGACGTGATTCGTCACTAAAACGTTGTGCTGGAGGCGAAAGGAAGCGTTTTACCGTTTATTTACTAGCTACTCCGTGTTCCAATAGGGTTATGACTGAAGAAAAAACTATTGCAACTGCTCCTGAACCAGAGACCACTTTAAGCTCTTTGGATCGTTGCGATGCTTGTGGGGCTCAGGCCTACGTCCGCGTTCAAGTTGGAGCGACCGGACAGCTTCTCTTTTGCGCTCACCATGCCCGTAAGCACGCTCCGGTTCTTACTGAAGTTGCTCAGATTATTGAAGATCAATCAGATTTGTTAACTGCTTCAAACCACTAACTTTTACATAAGTTTGGGCCGCTACCGTTTCGGTAGCGGCCCAAACTTATTTGTTGTTGATTAACTTCATGAACCTGTTAGTCTAGATAGTCACGCAAAACCTGCGAACGCGAGGGGTGACGTAGCTTTGACATAGTCTTTGATTCAATTTGGCGAATACGTTCACGGGTAACTCCGTAAACCTTACCAATCTCGTCCAGAGTCTTAGGCTGGCCATCTCCTAGCCCGAAACGCATCTTCACTACCCCAGCTTCACGCTCCGAAAGAGTACCGAGAACTACCTGGAGTTGCTCTTGCAATAGGGTGAAAGAAACAGCCTCGGCCGGCACGATTGCCTCAGAGTCTTCAATTAGATCGCCAAACTCGCTATCCCCGTCTTCACCCAGTGGAGTGTGCAAGGAAATCGGTTCACGACCATATTTCTGAACTTCGACTACCTTATCAGGAGTCATATCGAGTTCTTTAGCCAGCTCTTCTGGCGTAGGTTCACGACCAAGATCCTGCAGCATTTGACGCTGAACACGAGCCAACTTGTTAATCACTTCGACCATGTGTACCGGGATACGGATGGTTCGAGCTTGGTCGGCCATGGCGCGAGTAATTGCCTGACGAATCCACCAAGTCGCATAAGTCGAGAACTTAAAGCCCTTATTGTAGTCAAACTTTTCTACAGCGCGGATCAGACCAAGGTTACCTTCCTGAATAAGATCCAAGAAAAGCATGCCGCGACCGGTGTAGCGCTTAGCCAAGGAAACTACCAAACGCAAGTTCGCTTCCAGTAGATGGTTCTTAGCATTTTGACCATCTTTAGCAATCCAAGTCAGTTCACGGCGGA includes these proteins:
- a CDS encoding DNA gyrase/topoisomerase IV subunit B, translating into MQQKSEEYTARHLSVLEGLEAVRKRPGMYIGSTDHRGLMHCVWEIIDNAIDEALEGHCSEILVTLHPDHSVSVADNGRGIPIDTVKSVGLSGVEVVFTKLHAGGKFGGGSYSSSGGLHGVGASVVNALSARLDVEVDRGGKTYGMSFRRGEPGVFDDANGRTPNSPFTPFTESSELKVVGKAKRGKTGTRVRFWADYQIFSKDVEFDWETLVARARQSSFLVPGLKLIVRDERQEPALQEELLHEGGVVDFVDFLAKDGPVTDTWRLQGQGEYQETVQQLDDGGHLKAVELTRTCEVECALRWGIGYDTKVQSFVNIIATPKGGTHIQGFEQALLKVLRAQVDKNARKLKVTAKDGRIEKDDILAGLTAVVTVRLPEPQFEGQTKEILGTPQVRQVVNKVITDALKEQLTSKKRDDKQQASNLLEKIVGEMKARQSARLHKEISRRKNALETSSLPAKLADCRTNEVADSELFIVEGDSALGTAKLARSSEFQALFPIRGKILNVQKASTADMLANAECSAIIQVIGAGSGRTFNLEAARYGKVILMTDADVDGAHIRTLLLTLFFRYMRPLVEAGRVYAAVPPLHRVELSATGRKKKEYVYTYSEEELNTLLKKLARSGRKYKEPIQRYKGLGEMDADQLAETTMDPAGRMLRRITLADEAALAKAEDTFELLMGSVVAPRKEFIVNGANQLELADIDV
- a CDS encoding DUF7455 domain-containing protein; translation: MTEEKTIATAPEPETTLSSLDRCDACGAQAYVRVQVGATGQLLFCAHHARKHAPVLTEVAQIIEDQSDLLTASNH